In Arachis hypogaea cultivar Tifrunner chromosome 17, arahy.Tifrunner.gnm2.J5K5, whole genome shotgun sequence, a single window of DNA contains:
- the LOC112766386 gene encoding uncharacterized protein — MMRCFTLLLLLILYTPSSTCSSVLPLCNHHDNSNLLQFKNSFAIDISLIGDSKTASWKNGTDCCEWDGVTCDTTSGHVIGLDLSCSMLEGEFHPNSTLFQLTHLQQLNLAFNYFSDSPIYPGIGNLVSLTHLNLSGSSFGSNIPSSISHLSKLLSLDLSYNNDLALDESTWSKLIGNTTNLNELLLDEVGMSSVRETSLSLLMNLSSSLLSLRLSDTGLHGKFPTEVLGLSNLEELSLYGNEELKVELPKSNWSTPLRILDLSLIPFSEEIIPDSISHLKSLNKLWLWNCQFDGLIPVSLWNLTQLTELNLLGNRLHGEIPSLLSNLKHLTYLDLSRNTFSGHIPDVFHNFTKLHTLQLSFNSLGGQVPPSLFRPTQLSVLDLSYNKLGGQLPSSLLDLTQLSYLSLSFNQLIGPIPSKNATLSKLETLNLDNNFINGTIPDWCYSLSSLKYLDLSMNQLTGPISKFSTYSLKSLFLSDNKFQGDFPNSIFKFLKNLTDLDMSSNDFSGLVNFSHFSKLENLNSLDLSNNKFLSFDSNCSVEYILPQLESLTFSSCSVTVFPSFLRRLQNLRILDLSNNKIHGKIPTWFSHNLLLTWMDFIDLSFNQLQGDLPIPPNGTYYFSVSNNNFTGGISSTICNASSLNALILSHNNLTGKIPQCLGSFPSLQVLDLQINNFYGSIPENFSKNNDFETIKLNGNQLEGPIPQSLAHCTNLEVLDLSDNNIQDVFPSRLEALQELQVLSLRNNKFHGTITSLSRKHPFPKLRIFDVSNNKFSGSLPMQYFEEFQGMMTMNDNTQADGLEYMSFYVNTTSVPYNDSVVITMKGQVIEMSRILTIFTTIDLSNNMFEGEIPHVIGELSSLKGLNLSHNKISGNIPQTLGNLTSLEWLDLSWNQLKGEIPLSLTNLNFLSVLNLSENQLKGLIPTGKQFNTFQNDSYIGNPMLCGFPLSKSCVNDEEQPPSVFAEAKESLFG; from the coding sequence ATGATGAGGTGTTTTACTCTCTTGTTGCTTCTTATTCTTTATACTCCGTCTTCCACTTGCTCATCGGTGTTGCCACTATGCAACCACCATGACAACTCAAACTTGCTCCAATTCAAGAACTCATTTGCCATTGACATCTCATTGATCGGAGATTCCAAGACAGCATCATGGAAAAACGGTACTGACTGTTGCGAGTGGGATGGGGTCACGTGCGACACCACATCAGGGCACGTGATTGGGCTTGACCTGAGTTGCAGCATGCTTGAAGGCGAGTTTCATCCCAACAGCACACTCTTCCAACTCACGCATCTTCAACAACTCAACCTTGCCTTCAATTACTTCTCCGACTCCCCAATATATCCCGGAATCGGTAATCTTGTGAGTCTCACCCATCTCAATCTATCAGGCTCATCATTTGGCAGTAATATTCCGTCCTCAATCTCACACTTGTCTAAATTACTCTCACTTGATCTCTCGTATAATAATGACCTGGCACTTGATGAATCCACATGGAGCAAACTCATTGGTAACACCACTAACTTGAATGAGCTACTTCTAGATGAGGTAGGCATGTCTTCTGTCAGAGAAACTTCATTGTCTTTGCTCATGAATTTGTCATCCTCTTTGTTGTCCTTGAGACTTTCTGACACTGGATTGCATGGAAAATTCCCAACTGAGGTACTTGGTTTAAGTAATCTTGAAGAACTAAGTTTGTATGGCAATGAAGAGCTGAAGGTTGAACTTCCAAAGTCCAATTGGAGCACTCCTCTAAGGATCTTGGACCTCTCTTTGATACCTTTCTCGGAAGAAATAATACCTGATTCCATTTCCCATTTGAAGTCTCTTAACAAACTATGGCTATGGAATTGCCAATTTGATGGATTAATTCCTGTGTCTTTGTGGAACCTCACTCAACTAACTGAGTTGAACCTTTTAGGAAATAGACTTCATGGTGAGATTCCATCTTTGCTTTCAAACCTCAAACATCTCACCTACTTAGATCTTAGTCGTAATACGTTCAGTGGTCACATCCCAGATGTGTTCCACAACTTCACTAAATTACATACCTTGCAACTTTCTTTTAACAGTCTAGGAGGTCAAGTACCGCCATCATTGTTTCGTCCAACCCAACTCTCTGTTTTAGATTTGTCATATAATAAATTAGGAGGTCAGCTGCCATCATCATTACTTGATCTAACTCAACTTTCTTACTTAAGTCTGTCTTTTAATCAATTAATCGGCCCAATTCCAAGCAAAAATGCCACACTTtcaaaactagaaacactaaattTGGATAATAACTTTATAAATGGGACAATTCCAGACTGGTGCTATTCTTTGTCTTCATTGAAATACCTAGATCTTAGCATGAATCAACTCACAGGGCCAATTAGCAAATTCTCCACTTATTCATTGAAATCTTTATTTCTCTCTGATAACAAATTTCAAGGTGATTTTCCAAATTCgatctttaaatttctaaaaaatctCACTGATTTGGATATGTCGTCAAATGATTTCAGTGGTCTTGTGAACTTTTCTCATTTTTCAAAGTTGGAAAATTTAAATTCTCTTGATCTTTCTAACAATAAATTTCTCTCTTTTGATAGTAATTGTAGTGTTGAATATATCTTACCGCAACTTGAATCTTTAACTTTCTCTTCTTGTAGTGTTACTGTTTTTCCTTCATTCCTACGTAGACTACAAAATCTAAGAATTTTAGATCTTTCTAACAATAAAATCCATGGAAAGATTCCCACTTGGTTCAGTCATAATCTCTTGCTCACATGGATGGACTTTATTGACCTCAGTTTCAACCAGCTGCAAGGAGATCTTCCAATCCCACCAAATGGCACCTATTACTTTTCAGTTTCGAACAACAACTTCACAGGAGGCATTTCTTCAACAATATGCAATGCAAGCTCCCTCAATGCGCTAATCTTGTCTCACAACAATTTGACTGGCAAGATTCCACAATGTTTGGGATCCTTTCCTTCGCTCCAGGTTTTGGATTTGCAAATCAACAACTTTTATGGAAGCATACCTGAAAACTTCTCCAAGAATAATGATTTTGAGACTATAAAGTTGAATGGCAACCAATTAGAGGGACCAATACCACAATCGTTGGCTCATTGCACAAATCTGGAAGTTCTAGACCTGAGTGACAATAACATACAAGATGTATTTCCCAGTAGGCTAGAAGCTCTTCAGGAATTACAGGTACTCAGTTTACGAAATAACAAATTTCATGGTACCATCACTAGTTTGAGTAGGAAGCACCCATTTCCAAAGTTGAGAATTTTTGATGTGTCTAATAACAAGTTTAGTGGGTCTTTGCCAATGCAATACTTTGAAGAGTTTCAGGGAATGATGACTATGAATGATAATACTCAAGCTGATGGTTTGGAGTATATGAGCTTCTATGTTAATACAACCAGTGTACCATATAATGATTCTGTGGTGATCACCATGAAAGGTCAAGTGATAGAAATGTCAAGGATATTAACTATTTTCACAACCATAGACTTGTCAAATAACATGTTTGAAGGAGAAATTCCACATGTCATTGGAGAATTAAGTTCTCTCAAAGGGCTTAATCTTTCTCACAATAAAATCAGTGGTAACATTCCACAAACTCTGGGTAATTTGACAAGTTTGGAATGGTTAGACCTCTCATGGAACCAACTGAAAGGTGAAATACCTCTGTCTTTGACAAATTTGAATTTTCTATCTGTCTTGAACCTTTCTGAAAACCAGTTGAAGGGATTGATACCAACAGGAAAACAGTTCAATACATTCCAAAATGATTCTTACATAGGAAATCCAATGCTATGTGGATTCCCTTTGTCAAAGTCATGCGTCAATGATGAAGAACAACCACCTTCAGTATTTGCTGAGGCAAAAGAATCATTATTTGGG